A genomic stretch from Penicillium digitatum chromosome 4, complete sequence includes:
- a CDS encoding Activator of Hsp90 ATPase encodes MVLHNPNNWHWVNKDASGWAKEYLQKNLVGVSVEEGGVSAKVAKLLSMDGDVDVSQRKGKVITLFDVKVSLEYSGKTKDDEDVTGTINIPEVAHDTEEDEYVFEIENRADSNSKQPVKDLVRTKLVAELRKTLSSLTPALIAEHGKDLQHAPGVNPSSGFSKATVHPQTKADTPAAAAQATTTTTGKVAVNTTTVSASDEFRTTASELYTTFTDAQRITAFTRGAPRQFEGAKVGGKFAIFDGNVTGEFVTLNEPKQIIQKWRLAQWPEGHFSTQEINFDQNDIDGVTQMRVSWSGVPIGQEDVTKQNWDMYYVRSIKQTFGFGSIL; translated from the exons ATGGTCCTCCACAACCCCAACAACTGGCACTGGGTCAACAAGGATGCCTCTGGCTGGGCCAAGGAGTACTTGCAAAAGAACCTTGTCGGCGTCAGTGTTGAGGAAGGGGGCGTGTCAGCCAAAGTAGCCAAGTTGTTGTCAATGGATGGAGACGTAGATGTCAGCCAGCGCAAGGGCAAAGTCATCACTCTGTTCGATGTCAAGGTCTCGCTAGAATACTCAG GTAAGACAaaggacgatgaggatgtcACCGGCACCATCAACATTCCCGAGGTAGCCCACGAcaccgaggaagatgagtACGTC TTCGAGATTGAAAACCGCGCCGACTCCAACTCCAAGCAGCCCGTAAAGGACCTCGTGCGCACAAAGCTCGTCGCCGAACTCCGCAAGACCCTGTCCAGCCTTACGCCCGCCCTGATCGCCGAGCACGGCAAGGATCTCCAGCACGCCCCAGGCGTGAACCCATCTAGCGGCTTCTCCAAGGCCACTGTCCACCCGCAAACCAAGGCCGATACCCCAGCCGCAGCCGCGCaggccaccaccaccacgaCCGGTAAGGTCGCCGTCAACACAACCACCGTTTCGGCCTCAGACGAGTTCCGCACCACAGCCAGCGAGCTCTACACCACCTTTACGGACGCGCAGCGTATCACTGCATTCACGCGCGGTGCACCGCGCCAGTTTGAGGGCGCCAAGGTCGGCGGCAAGTTCGCTATCTTCGACGGAAACGTGACTGGAGAGTTCGTTACCCTTAATGAGCCCAAGCAGATTATCCAGAAGTGGCGTCTTGCTCAGTGGCCCGAGGGTCACTTCAGCACGCAGGAGATCAACTTCGATCAGAACGATATCGACGGTGTTACTCAGATGCGTGTTTCTTGGTCCGGCGTTCCTATTGGCCAGGAAGATGTCACCAAGCAGAACTGGGACATGTACTATGTTCGCAGCATCAAGCAGACTTTCGG GTTTGGCAGTATTCTCTGA